From Ptychodera flava strain L36383 chromosome 2, AS_Pfla_20210202, whole genome shotgun sequence, the proteins below share one genomic window:
- the LOC139152578 gene encoding uncharacterized protein — protein sequence MTDVLGHGPVAYYEQPLLITSIRPQSARSLPTTLQEQQFSESFELCIDAVSTATMDSLRSSYPTLAVTRSESDSTSPLQHIVAKLQLRREMQQHLREKPLHEHMRMHRRHKHAWKEKKTVELQKPVWQNGITTNEFAGGTKQAEYVVFPKTNGLRRGFWKSMSSPTPGEQNLKTQQKKQSAMYKRRYDPDKMNMSHVMKKLQLKSSHSAGEERKKPEAEGKDVARRSAPTTVGNL from the coding sequence ATGACAGACGTGTTAGGACACGGACCGGTGGCTTATTATGAGCAGCCGCTGCTTATAACCAGCATACGACCGCAGTCGGCTCGGTCGCTACCCACAACGTTGCAAGAGCAACAATTCAGCGAATCATTCGAGCTGTGCATCGACGCTGTCTCAACCGCCACCATGGACAGTCTTCGCAGCTCATACCCGACGCTGGCCGTCACGCGCAGCGAGTCCGACTCCACCTCGCCGCTGCAGCATATCGTCGCCAAGCTGCAGCTGAGACGGGAGATGCAACAACACCTGCGGGAGAAGCCGCTACACGAGCACATGCGCATGCACAGACGACACAAGCACGCTTGGAAGGAAAAGAAAACCGTTGAACTTCAGAAACCCGTCTGGCAAAACGGGATAACCACCAATGAATTCGCCGGAGGCACGAAACAAGCGGAATATGTGGTATTTCCCAAAACGAACGGTCTGCGTCGAGGCTTTTGGAAATCTATGTCGTCACCAACGCCCGGGGAACAAAACCTAAAAACACAACAGAAGAAGCAGTCTGCCATGTACAAAAGACGGTACGACCCGGATAAAATGAATATGTCACATGTCATGAAAAAGCTGCAGTTGAAAAGCTCACACAGTGCCGGAGAAGAGAGGAAGAAACCGGAAGCTGAGGGGAAAGACGTCGCCAGGAGGAGCGCCCCCACGACAGTAGGGAATTTGTAA